From Hyphomicrobiales bacterium 4NK60-0047b, one genomic window encodes:
- the cobN gene encoding cobaltochelatase subunit CobN: protein MHLLTAQAGGIDDGKDPIDLAQTPGDIVVLTSADTEIAGLAKAYSGFQNSSSLRLANLLNLNHNYSIDLYIEQTLKHAKLIIVRVLGGPSYWQYGLDELTRLCRGNNIKLSVMSGSAYKDETLDAYSTIDQETTDQLWSYLVEGGSENYSNFLNHGAHLIEPEKNSKPLPAQPLPKAGIYWPGTIIKSIDDIKTHWHLSQPITAITFYRALLQSGDLDPIDQLIKDLINQGLNPLPIFASSLKDQVAKDIITDIFSEAKPSAIINTTSFAISKPGTDWQGTILDRSETPVFQAILSGSNKDTWQDNPRGLISRDIAMNVTLPEIDGRITTRAISFKSDFGRDENVETSLVGHKAEPNRTEFVAKLAASWSKLQSTEIEKRKVALILSNYPSNDGRIANGVGLDTPAGTIKLLEAMKEAGYDLNTIPTNGDELIKQLQHATADKSEWHHYPLTDFQKAWNKLDQTFKDEVVERWGQPDEDPSFNHENDSFLIRTISLGAVMVGVQPGRGSGLDAKLSHHDATIPPTHEYLAFYFWLREEFKMDAIIHMGKHGNLEWLPGKALALSKSCAPEAILGATPHIYPFIVNDPGEGAQAKRRTSAVIIDHLTPPLTRAESYGPLKDLECLVDEYYEAAGVDPRRTKILGEDIISLAQSIGLSKDCDIKESDCDDTKLQKLDNFLCELKELQIRDGLHIFGEAPKGEQKTNLLLALTRLPRGEIKKEEGEIVSTAETEHQSILRALANDLNLGFDPLITEMATPWQGPKPEVLQSITDQSWRTNGDTVERLEILAEQLVNGSHSPDPSWPKSEWKETSPVLDYIHTHLSPLLETCASKEIEGVLKALDGKFIEPGPSGAPTRGRLDVLPTGRNFYTIDNRTIPTETAWRLGKQSAETVIKAYTQANGEWPKQIALSAWGTSNMRTGGDDIAQALAFIGTRPTWDSASRRVTGFEIIPLSELNRPRVDLLLRISGFFRDAFPAQIDLLQSAINAVADLDENENANPLRAAYLKQKEILQSEGHSKTDADKKAKARIFGSAHMSYGAGLKDMVHSGQWTTREDLADQYIKSSAFTYGQAKENETDGKEALEHFKALLKSTNLVVHNQDTREFDILDSEDFYQFEGGLSASVESLAGKAPEIYHNDHSNPENPKVQTLSEEIAKIVRGRAANPKWIKAIQRHGAKGASEILATVTNLSAFASLTNAVEEHHFESLFEAYLVDEDVREFLQTSNKPAMEEIAKQFQEAIERGLWKPKRNSAYHYLETLYSKAE from the coding sequence ATGCATTTATTGACAGCACAAGCCGGCGGCATCGACGACGGCAAAGACCCAATTGACCTGGCCCAAACGCCGGGCGATATCGTCGTGCTCACCTCCGCAGATACTGAGATCGCTGGCCTTGCAAAAGCATATTCCGGTTTTCAAAATAGTTCCTCTTTACGCTTAGCAAACCTGCTTAACTTAAATCACAATTATTCTATTGATCTCTACATTGAGCAAACTCTAAAACATGCCAAGCTCATCATTGTGCGTGTGCTTGGTGGCCCCTCTTATTGGCAATATGGCCTTGATGAATTAACGCGCCTTTGTCGCGGTAATAATATAAAACTCAGCGTCATGTCAGGCTCGGCTTATAAAGACGAAACCCTGGACGCTTACTCAACCATCGATCAAGAAACAACTGACCAACTCTGGTCATATCTGGTTGAAGGCGGCTCTGAGAATTACAGCAATTTTTTAAACCATGGCGCTCATCTCATTGAGCCTGAAAAAAACAGCAAACCACTCCCAGCCCAACCTTTGCCAAAAGCAGGTATCTACTGGCCAGGTACAATAATCAAATCAATCGATGATATTAAAACGCATTGGCATTTATCCCAGCCTATAACTGCAATTACCTTCTACCGCGCATTGCTGCAATCTGGTGATCTAGACCCAATTGATCAACTAATAAAGGATCTTATTAATCAAGGCCTCAACCCCCTACCGATTTTTGCCAGCAGCTTAAAAGACCAGGTCGCCAAAGACATCATCACTGATATTTTCAGTGAAGCGAAACCATCGGCAATCATCAACACCACTTCTTTCGCCATTTCAAAACCGGGAACAGACTGGCAAGGCACAATCCTAGATCGATCCGAAACCCCGGTTTTCCAAGCCATCCTCTCAGGTTCCAACAAAGACACATGGCAAGACAATCCAAGAGGGTTGATCTCAAGAGACATCGCCATGAATGTCACCTTGCCAGAAATAGATGGCCGCATCACCACCAGAGCCATCTCCTTCAAATCAGATTTTGGCCGCGATGAAAATGTTGAAACCTCACTTGTTGGCCACAAAGCCGAACCAAACAGAACCGAATTCGTCGCAAAACTAGCAGCCAGCTGGTCAAAGCTTCAAAGCACTGAGATAGAAAAACGCAAAGTCGCTCTCATTCTCTCAAACTATCCCTCAAATGATGGCCGCATTGCCAACGGCGTCGGGTTAGACACACCAGCTGGCACAATCAAGCTTTTAGAAGCGATGAAAGAAGCGGGCTATGATCTAAACACCATTCCAACAAATGGCGATGAGCTCATCAAACAATTACAACACGCCACAGCAGATAAATCTGAATGGCATCATTACCCACTAACTGACTTTCAAAAAGCCTGGAACAAACTCGATCAAACTTTCAAAGATGAAGTTGTAGAACGATGGGGGCAACCAGATGAAGATCCCTCATTCAATCATGAAAATGATAGTTTTCTAATACGCACCATTTCACTTGGGGCTGTCATGGTTGGTGTGCAGCCAGGCCGGGGTAGCGGGCTCGACGCCAAGCTCTCTCATCATGATGCAACTATCCCGCCCACTCACGAATATCTCGCCTTTTACTTTTGGTTGAGAGAAGAGTTTAAAATGGATGCCATCATCCATATGGGCAAACATGGCAATCTAGAATGGCTCCCCGGCAAAGCGCTGGCCCTAAGCAAAAGCTGCGCTCCAGAAGCGATCTTAGGGGCCACCCCTCATATTTATCCGTTTATTGTTAATGACCCGGGCGAAGGCGCACAAGCCAAACGCCGCACCAGCGCCGTCATCATTGATCATCTAACACCACCCCTCACCAGAGCTGAAAGCTACGGCCCGTTAAAAGACCTGGAATGCCTGGTCGATGAATATTACGAAGCAGCCGGTGTTGACCCAAGACGCACGAAAATTCTAGGTGAAGACATCATCAGCCTTGCTCAATCAATTGGTCTCTCGAAAGATTGCGATATTAAAGAGAGCGATTGCGATGACACCAAACTACAAAAACTGGACAATTTCCTCTGCGAATTAAAAGAACTACAAATCAGGGACGGTTTGCATATCTTCGGCGAGGCTCCAAAAGGAGAGCAAAAAACAAATCTCCTGCTCGCCCTCACAAGATTACCCCGTGGGGAAATAAAAAAAGAAGAAGGTGAAATTGTCAGCACAGCTGAAACCGAGCACCAGTCTATCTTACGTGCACTTGCAAATGACCTAAACTTAGGTTTTGATCCATTAATCACTGAAATGGCAACCCCATGGCAAGGCCCAAAACCAGAAGTGCTACAATCAATCACAGACCAATCCTGGCGCACAAACGGCGACACAGTTGAGAGACTAGAAATTCTAGCCGAGCAACTCGTTAATGGTTCACACAGCCCAGATCCAAGCTGGCCTAAATCAGAATGGAAAGAAACAAGTCCCGTTCTAGATTACATACACACTCACTTGAGCCCACTTCTTGAAACCTGCGCATCCAAAGAAATCGAAGGCGTGCTAAAAGCCTTAGACGGAAAATTCATCGAGCCGGGCCCATCAGGCGCGCCAACCCGTGGCCGCTTAGATGTCCTCCCAACAGGGCGCAATTTCTACACCATCGACAATCGCACCATTCCAACCGAAACCGCTTGGCGTTTAGGCAAACAATCAGCCGAAACAGTCATCAAAGCCTACACCCAAGCCAATGGCGAATGGCCAAAACAAATCGCTCTTTCTGCATGGGGCACATCTAACATGCGCACTGGCGGCGATGACATCGCTCAAGCCTTAGCCTTCATCGGCACACGCCCCACATGGGATAGCGCTTCGCGCCGCGTCACCGGCTTTGAAATCATTCCCTTGTCTGAATTGAACCGCCCGCGAGTTGACCTTTTATTGCGTATTTCAGGCTTTTTCCGTGATGCCTTCCCAGCCCAAATTGATCTCTTACAAAGCGCCATCAATGCCGTAGCTGACTTGGATGAAAATGAAAACGCCAACCCCTTGCGTGCAGCTTACCTCAAACAAAAAGAAATCCTTCAAAGTGAAGGGCACTCAAAAACAGACGCTGATAAAAAAGCCAAGGCCCGTATTTTCGGTTCAGCCCATATGAGCTATGGCGCCGGCCTAAAAGACATGGTCCACTCCGGCCAGTGGACAACAAGAGAAGACCTTGCAGATCAATACATAAAATCAAGTGCCTTTACCTATGGCCAGGCAAAAGAAAATGAAACAGATGGCAAAGAAGCGCTAGAGCATTTCAAAGCGCTGTTGAAGTCGACCAATCTCGTTGTCCATAACCAAGACACAAGAGAATTTGATATTCTCGATAGTGAAGATTTTTATCAATTTGAAGGCGGCCTTTCAGCGTCAGTTGAAAGCTTAGCTGGCAAAGCTCCAGAAATTTATCACAATGATCATAGCAACCCAGAGAACCCAAAAGTTCAAACACTAAGCGAAGAAATTGCAAAAATCGTTCGCGGCCGAGCCGCAAACCCGAAATGGATTAAAGCCATTCAGCGACACGGTGCAAAAGGAGCCAGCGAAATTCTCGCCACCGTTACAAATCTCAGCGCATTTGCCAGCCTAACAAACGCAGTCGAAGAACATCACTTTGAAAGTTTGTTCGAAGCCTATTTAGTCGATGAAGATGTAAGGGAATTTTTGCAAACTTCAAATAAACCAGCTATGGAAGAGATCGCAAAGCAATTTCAAGAAGCAATAGAACGCGGCCTCTGGAAACCAAAACGCAATAGCGCATATCATTACCTAGAAACACTATACTCAAAGGCAGAGTAA